One segment of Bacteroidales bacterium DNA contains the following:
- a CDS encoding DUF2892 domain-containing protein has product MNKNIGNADKIIRIMIAAVITILYFTNILTGTLGIVLLILSIVFVLTSLISFCPLYVPLGINTTCKKKK; this is encoded by the coding sequence ATGAATAAAAACATCGGAAATGCGGATAAAATCATACGAATTATGATTGCCGCAGTAATCACAATTCTTTATTTTACTAACATCTTAACAGGAACTTTAGGCATAGTATTATTAATCCTATCCATCGTATTTGTACTTACCAGTCTTATAAGTTTTTGTCCATTGTATGTACCTTTGGGTATAAATACAACATGTAAAAAGAAAAAATAA
- the typA gene encoding translational GTPase TypA: MQKIRNVAIIAHVDHGKTTLTDKIIYQSNLFRENQEQKELLLDSNDLERERGITIFSKNISVFYKDHKINIIDTPGHADFGGEVERVLNMADGVLLLVDAFEGPMPQTRFVLQKAIEMGLKLIVVINKVDKDNCRPDVVQEEIFELMYNLGATDEQLDFPTVYGSSKQGWMSNHWKNKTDNIYYLLDTIIASIPAPKYVEGTLQMLISSMEYSSYVGRIAIGKVKRGIIKQGQLVAIVKRDGSIIKSKVNELYVFEGLGKNKKNEVVCGEICAVTGLEGFEISDTLADIENPEPLPPIPIDEPTMSMLFTINDSPFFGKEGKFVTSQKLKERLFKETEKNLALRVKETESADKFVVYGRGVLHLSILIETMRREGYEFQVGKPIVLTKNINGTIYEPIEELTIDTPDAVAGKVIELINKRKGELISMTPKGDMQRLVFYVPARGLIGYRTPLMNITSGEAISASRFKGYEPWKGDISGRSNGVLVAMETGTVIAYALDKLQDRGFFFVDVGEQVYQGQIVGEYTRNEDLVVNVSKTKKLTNMRASGSDEKVKIAPPVIKSLEECLEYIQDDEYVEITPKNIRMRKIVLDEIERKKMKKNTNAV, from the coding sequence ATGCAAAAGATTAGAAATGTTGCTATCATTGCTCATGTGGATCACGGCAAAACTACACTAACAGATAAGATTATTTATCAATCGAACCTTTTCAGAGAAAATCAGGAGCAGAAAGAGTTGCTTCTTGATTCTAACGATTTAGAAAGAGAGAGAGGAATCACTATTTTTTCAAAAAATATTTCTGTATTTTATAAAGATCATAAAATTAATATTATAGATACTCCGGGACATGCCGATTTTGGTGGAGAGGTAGAACGTGTTTTAAATATGGCTGATGGTGTATTATTGTTAGTGGATGCATTTGAAGGACCTATGCCTCAAACACGTTTTGTATTACAAAAAGCCATTGAAATGGGGTTGAAATTAATTGTTGTGATAAATAAGGTAGATAAAGATAATTGTCGTCCTGATGTGGTACAAGAAGAAATTTTTGAATTGATGTACAATTTGGGAGCCACCGATGAGCAGCTCGATTTTCCAACGGTATATGGTTCATCAAAACAAGGGTGGATGTCGAACCATTGGAAAAACAAAACAGACAACATTTATTATTTATTAGATACTATTATTGCTTCAATTCCAGCCCCAAAATATGTAGAAGGTACTCTTCAAATGCTTATATCATCGATGGAATATTCTTCGTATGTAGGAAGAATTGCTATTGGAAAAGTAAAAAGAGGAATTATAAAACAAGGTCAGTTAGTAGCAATTGTTAAACGTGATGGTAGTATTATAAAATCGAAAGTAAACGAGTTGTACGTATTCGAAGGATTAGGGAAGAACAAAAAAAATGAAGTTGTTTGTGGCGAAATATGTGCAGTTACTGGTTTAGAAGGCTTTGAAATTAGCGATACACTTGCCGATATCGAAAATCCGGAACCGCTACCACCGATTCCGATCGATGAACCTACTATGAGTATGTTATTTACTATAAACGATTCTCCCTTTTTTGGTAAGGAAGGCAAATTTGTTACATCGCAAAAGCTAAAAGAACGATTGTTTAAAGAAACAGAAAAAAACTTGGCTTTACGTGTCAAGGAAACTGAATCTGCCGATAAGTTTGTTGTTTATGGTAGAGGAGTTTTACATTTATCTATATTAATTGAAACCATGCGGCGCGAAGGTTATGAGTTTCAAGTAGGAAAACCCATTGTGCTTACCAAGAATATTAATGGTACTATATATGAGCCCATCGAAGAGCTTACCATAGATACCCCCGATGCTGTTGCTGGTAAAGTAATAGAACTTATTAATAAGCGTAAAGGTGAGTTAATATCGATGACCCCCAAAGGAGATATGCAGCGATTAGTATTTTATGTCCCTGCACGTGGTTTAATTGGTTATAGAACGCCTTTAATGAATATTACATCGGGCGAAGCCATATCTGCTAGTCGCTTCAAAGGATATGAACCTTGGAAAGGCGATATCTCTGGACGCAGCAATGGTGTTTTGGTTGCAATGGAGACCGGTACGGTTATTGCTTATGCTTTAGACAAGCTGCAAGATAGAGGATTTTTCTTTGTAGATGTTGGTGAACAAGTTTACCAAGGTCAAATTGTCGGAGAATACACTCGTAATGAAGATTTAGTTGTTAATGTTTCTAAAACAAAAAAACTCACCAATATGAGAGCGAGTGGTAGTGACGAAAAAGTTAAGATAGCACCACCTGTCATAAAATCGTTAGAAGAATGTTTAGAATATATACAAGACGATGAATATGTTGAAATTACGCCCAAAAACATTCGTATGCGAAAGATAGTCTTAGACGAAATTGAACGAAAAAAAATGAAAAAAAATACAAATGCAGTTTAG
- a CDS encoding pyruvate, phosphate dikinase: MPFKVKEILLVANLYDAFSIEKEGRFTEHILGEYYKLNLTSLPRITGVSSDEEALFLLKNRHFDLIIIMMGSDKKFPFLLCERIKKHYPYISIYLLLNNDNDIQYLKKYAFYQSSFDKVFVWNGDSKIFFAMVKLLEDKINIENDAKLGVINAILLVEDSPKYYSRFLPAMYNAILEQTQRLIEEVNTDELYKVLKLRARPKLLHACTYEEAISIINTYKDIIICVITDIRFPRGGREDAKAGFELLNNIQNISNSIPVLMQSSDAENMKMVYERGAMFLNKNSDSLIQDLKDFINFHLGFGNFIFRSKEGKQLAIARNLKEFESIIKQIPEESLTYHALKNHFSLWMMARGEIEIARNIKPYKVKDFNNAEEIREFLLKIIQKHKIEKDKGKIVPFDADVLTKPSNIVALSSGALGGKGRGLAFVNTLIYNYNFSSVIPGISIQTPCTSIIGTDEFDYFIQRNKLNTLIHENVDFTVLKEAFVSGELSYELMKKLKIFIQKMKKPLAVRSSSLLEDSLSQPFSGVFETYLLPNNHSSDDVRLQQLTTAIKLVYASVFAPHARLYFEAINYKVEEEKMAVVIQAVVGNEYEGYYYPHISGTAQSHNFYPVGHMKPEEGFAVLALGLGQYVVEGEKTYRFSPHYPKTDIVSIQDLVKNSQTEFYAIDLNKKEPNLMEGENAALKRLEIYDAEMHGTLKHLASVYNPENDTIEAGLNKNGPRVLNFANILKYDYFPLAETLEVVLSIVKEAMGTPIEIEFAVDLSKKNPEGIPTFYLLQIKPLLGNEKDFHVDFSKFDDQHIILKTSKSMGNGKIDEIYDVVYAVPEWFDHMKTEHMAKEIEQINTKMMRAGKKYILIGPGRWGTRDKFIGIPVVWSQISAAKVIVEVELPNFPLDASLGSHFFHNVTAMNVGYFSIKQMNSDDFVSWEKLSKFNVIEQTKFFRHINSEKPFTVYMDGGTQKAIVVNES, encoded by the coding sequence ATGCCTTTTAAAGTTAAGGAAATTTTATTAGTAGCAAATTTATACGATGCTTTTAGTATAGAAAAAGAGGGGCGTTTTACCGAACACATATTAGGCGAATATTATAAACTCAATTTAACTTCATTGCCTCGTATAACAGGAGTATCGAGCGATGAAGAGGCGTTGTTTTTACTCAAAAATCGTCATTTCGATCTTATCATTATTATGATGGGATCGGATAAGAAATTTCCGTTTCTACTTTGTGAACGTATAAAAAAACATTATCCTTATATCTCAATATACTTATTATTAAATAATGATAATGATATTCAATATTTGAAGAAATATGCTTTTTATCAATCAAGTTTTGATAAAGTATTTGTTTGGAATGGAGATTCGAAGATTTTTTTTGCAATGGTGAAATTACTTGAAGATAAAATTAACATCGAAAATGATGCAAAGCTTGGTGTTATTAATGCGATTCTTTTAGTTGAAGATTCGCCAAAATATTATAGTCGGTTTTTACCAGCTATGTATAATGCTATTTTGGAACAAACTCAACGATTAATAGAAGAAGTTAATACGGATGAATTATATAAAGTATTGAAATTGCGTGCACGTCCAAAACTACTTCATGCTTGTACTTACGAGGAAGCCATATCAATTATAAATACATATAAAGATATTATTATTTGTGTTATTACCGATATTCGATTTCCACGTGGTGGTCGCGAGGATGCAAAAGCTGGTTTTGAATTGTTAAATAATATTCAAAATATATCTAATTCGATACCCGTTTTAATGCAGTCGTCTGATGCTGAAAATATGAAAATGGTATATGAGCGGGGAGCGATGTTTTTAAACAAAAATTCTGATAGTTTAATTCAAGATTTAAAAGATTTTATCAACTTTCATTTAGGATTCGGTAACTTTATTTTTCGTTCTAAAGAAGGGAAACAACTAGCTATTGCTAGAAATTTAAAAGAATTTGAGTCCATAATTAAACAAATACCTGAAGAATCGTTGACGTATCATGCCCTAAAAAATCATTTTTCGTTATGGATGATGGCACGTGGTGAAATAGAGATTGCTCGAAATATTAAACCATATAAGGTTAAAGATTTTAACAATGCCGAAGAAATTCGAGAATTTTTATTGAAGATAATTCAAAAACATAAGATTGAAAAAGACAAAGGAAAAATAGTGCCGTTTGATGCTGATGTACTTACTAAGCCAAGTAACATAGTTGCTTTATCGTCGGGCGCATTAGGTGGCAAGGGAAGAGGATTGGCATTTGTGAATACCTTAATATATAATTACAATTTTTCAAGTGTAATTCCAGGTATTTCTATTCAAACACCTTGTACGAGTATTATTGGAACCGATGAGTTTGATTATTTTATTCAGCGAAATAAATTAAACACTTTGATTCATGAAAATGTTGATTTTACAGTTTTAAAAGAAGCTTTTGTTAGTGGAGAGTTGTCGTATGAGTTGATGAAGAAGCTAAAGATTTTTATTCAGAAAATGAAAAAACCTTTAGCAGTTCGATCTTCAAGTTTGCTTGAAGATTCGCTGAGTCAGCCATTTTCAGGCGTGTTTGAAACTTACCTATTGCCCAATAATCATTCTAGTGACGATGTCCGTTTACAACAGTTAACTACAGCTATTAAATTAGTTTATGCTTCAGTTTTTGCTCCTCATGCTCGTTTATATTTCGAAGCTATTAATTATAAAGTAGAAGAGGAGAAAATGGCTGTTGTTATACAGGCTGTAGTTGGAAACGAGTATGAAGGTTATTACTATCCACATATAAGTGGCACTGCTCAGTCGCATAATTTTTATCCGGTTGGGCATATGAAACCCGAAGAGGGGTTTGCTGTACTGGCTTTAGGCCTTGGTCAATATGTAGTAGAAGGCGAAAAAACATATCGTTTTTCGCCTCATTATCCTAAAACCGATATTGTTAGTATTCAAGATTTGGTGAAAAATAGCCAAACCGAATTTTATGCCATTGACTTAAATAAAAAAGAACCTAATTTAATGGAAGGTGAAAATGCTGCTTTAAAACGATTAGAGATTTACGATGCCGAAATGCATGGAACATTAAAACATTTAGCCTCGGTATATAACCCTGAAAATGATACCATAGAAGCTGGTTTAAATAAAAACGGACCTCGGGTTTTAAATTTTGCAAATATTTTAAAATACGATTATTTCCCACTTGCCGAAACGCTCGAAGTGGTTTTAAGTATTGTAAAAGAGGCAATGGGAACGCCAATCGAAATTGAATTTGCGGTTGATTTGAGCAAAAAAAATCCTGAAGGAATTCCCACTTTTTATTTATTGCAAATAAAACCGTTATTAGGAAATGAAAAAGATTTTCATGTCGATTTTTCGAAGTTTGATGATCAACATATTATTTTGAAGACATCGAAAAGCATGGGTAATGGTAAAATAGATGAAATATACGATGTGGTGTATGCAGTGCCAGAATGGTTTGATCATATGAAAACCGAACATATGGCAAAAGAAATAGAACAAATTAATACTAAAATGATGCGTGCTGGTAAAAAGTATATTCTTATTGGGCCAGGACGTTGGGGAACACGCGATAAATTTATTGGGATACCGGTAGTTTGGTCGCAAATATCGGCAGCAAAAGTTATTGTCGAAGTAGAGCTTCCAAATTTTCCATTGGACGCCTCGTTAGGGTCACATTTTTTTCATAATGTAACTGCAATGAATGTTGGATATTTTTCAATAAAGCAAATGAATTCTGACGATTTTGTGAGTTGGGAAAAATTATCAAAATTTAATGTAATTGAGCAAACAAAATTTTTTAGACATATTAATTCAGAAAAACCTTTTACAGTATATATGGATGGAGGCACTCAAAAGGCCATAGTTGTTAATGAGTCTTAA